The sequence TAGCCGTGTAGCACTGAGTATAAACTCTATGTACTTTTGGTTTTTGTGATTCTCTTTGGCTGTTTAGACCGGAATTGTATCTTAGCATTTCCAACTCTCGTTGTCAATAACTAATTTCCAACTTGTTGTTTAAGTGTTCGGCCTGTTCTTGGCCGGATGTACATATTAGCATCTTCAACTTAGGTTGTCAATGTACAAAATAATCTATTAACCTAGGGGTATATAGTACGGCATATCTAGCATTTGCAAATCAAACTATTTTTATACTCTGTATAAACTCAGCATTGATTAGTTCGTTGCCCTTTTTTGTCTCTACTTCAAGCCAATTTTCGTTGGCAGCTATTATAATACCCTTTACATTAGTACCAAAGGTTCCAGTGGATACTAGACACTTCTTACCGATATATTTCATAATAAGTTCGTTAGTCATCCAAACAACACCTTTCCTCTTTCTAATTTTTAATAATACTGCTTTTTGAACTGCACGTTGCTGAGGGAAAATAATAAAAAATAGAATAAACAGCGGCATGTAGATCGCAAGCAGTGACCCTGTATTCAATTAATCCTACTCCTCCTTCATTATATAAATATAATCTATACCTCTTCAACCCAACTTACCACATAGTCAGTGTCGAGGGGTTTACTAATACTCCCCGGATCGCTAATTTCCCATTTTCCCTTAATACCTTGTTCTTGAGCAGTAAGTTCAAAATGGCACATGGCAATTCCCATATCGACTCTTTGCAAATCGTAAGCCATAAATTTGGAGTAACCTTTAGTATGCTTAAGGAAAAAATGATTCTTATTATTATCCTTTATAATTCGCCATGGTTGCTTATTAGATGCTGAAGGAGCTAACCGAACCATTTCCAAAGGAATTAAGTATTTTCCAGCCTCTGCTTTAGAAAGTTGTTGATCAAAATTTCCAGAAAAAAAGAGCTGATTCCATTCTTTTCTGTTTTTTGATCCTGCGGTAAATCTCATAGCAGAATCGATCAAACTTTTTTTACTATTAGGATAACCAATTGGTGTAATGCATGGTAATACTTCTTGGTTCTTTTGCTTAATTGCCTTACCAAATTCACTTTTTTTAAAAGTACCACCAAGCCAACAAGTTCCCAGCCCCAAAGACGTAGCAAATAAAATCATTTTCTCTAATAAATATCCAAAATCCTCTAAATCTCTGGAACCTTTCTCTATCACGGCAACTAGATAGGTTGAAGCACCTCGTATCACACCATAAGTCCCAAGCGTTAGGTTAGATTCCTTAAGAATATTACTTTCAAGTAAATCAAATCGCAAGTTTCCTCCAAAAGGACCAGTCAACACCGGAAAAAACTTTCGGATTTTTTCCTTTAACTCAGGTGTCAATGGTCGGTCCATATATGTTCGGACAGAAATCCTCTTCTTTATTATATCTGTAATTGATGTTCCGAATAAACGTTCATTCAAAATATGACC comes from Desulfosporosinus meridiei DSM 13257 and encodes:
- a CDS encoding DUF6897 domain-containing protein; this encodes MNTGSLLAIYMPLFILFFIIFPQQRAVQKAVLLKIRKRKGVVWMTNELIMKYIGKKCLVSTGTFGTNVKGIIIAANENWLEVETKKGNELINAEFIQSIKIV
- a CDS encoding nitroreductase family protein, whose translation is MNERLFGTSITDIIKKRISVRTYMDRPLTPELKEKIRKFFPVLTGPFGGNLRFDLLESNILKESNLTLGTYGVIRGASTYLVAVIEKGSRDLEDFGYLLEKMILFATSLGLGTCWLGGTFKKSEFGKAIKQKNQEVLPCITPIGYPNSKKSLIDSAMRFTAGSKNRKEWNQLFFSGNFDQQLSKAEAGKYLIPLEMVRLAPSASNKQPWRIIKDNNKNHFFLKHTKGYSKFMAYDLQRVDMGIAMCHFELTAQEQGIKGKWEISDPGSISKPLDTDYVVSWVEEV